CTATCGAAGAACTTTCTGAGCTTTTGTCGGTAAGTAAAACGACGATACGCGAAGCCATCCGGAGTTTAGAACAGTTGCACTTTGTAGAAGTAAAGCAGGGAAAGGGAATCTATCTGGCTGTTGATCCTAAATCCTTGGGAAAAAATATCGCCCAGTTGAGGAGTGCAACCGAGATGGCTCGGGAATCGGGAATTGATCTCAAAACGCTGAGTTGGGAAATTCAGGAAGTGGGTGCTGATTCTTTTTTGGCAGAAAAACTTGGGGTTCGTAGAGAGGCACCACTTGTCCTGTTTACAAGGGTAAGGGGTTTTGATGATGAAGTTGTGCTCTATCTCGAAGACATTTTGCCCAAAGAACTTGTTGCTGATTTCACGCCTTTAGACTGGCAGGGATCACTGTTTGAAGCTCTGGAAAGAAGGGGTATTTTTGTTTCACATTCCATAGCCAAGATTATTCCCTATATTCCGGAAGGAAAGATTAAAGCAAAACTCAGGCTTCCCGAAACAGTTCCATTTTTGCTTCTTGAGCATTTGCACTTTGATGTGCATGGAAGAGTAGTGGCATTTTCGAAGGATTATTATAATTCGAAGTATTTTCACTTTGAAGTGGTGCGAAAGCGGATTTGAGCGGGAAAGGAGGTTAGGATATGAGCGTGCAACTTGTTGAAGAGCCAAAGTTAATTGAGTTGCCTTTTGGCATGACTGAGCGGATTCGGGTGATGCGAGAGGAATTGTTACGTACCGTTCCTCAGGTCTGTACGGAGCGAGCCAGGATTTATACTGAAATTTATCGATTCTTTGAGGGAGACCCGCCAATTCTTCGGCGGGCCAGGGCATTGGCGGAAACGCTAAAGCGGATGAGTATTACGGTATACAAAGATGAACTTATTGTAGGTAACCAGGCTTCGAAAGTTAGGGGTGCGCCGATATTCCCGGAGTATTCATGGGACTGGATTGAAAAAGAAATTGACGAATTTGAGCGGCGTCCTGGCGATGTGTTTGAGGTAAGCGAGGAAGACAGAAAAATTCTACTTGAGGAAGTCATCCCCTACTGGAAGGGGAAAACACTCTATGACCGGGCCATGAGTATCATCCCTGATTTTGTCAATAAAGCTCAGGAAATGGGTGTCATATCTGGAAGGGGAAACATTACTTCTGGTGATGGGCATATCATTGTCCATTTTGAAAAGGTGCTTCAGCGTGGCTTGCGGGGGGTCATCGAGGAAACGAAATCCCGGATGGATAACCTTTCCGAAAGTGATCCTGAATATCTGAAAAAACAGATTTTCTATCAATCGGTTTTGATCACCCTGGAAGCAGCTATTCATTTTGCACATCGATACGCAGAGTTGCTTCGTCTTGAGGCCCAGGTTGTGACCGATGGGCAAAGG
This sequence is a window from Atribacterota bacterium. Protein-coding genes within it:
- a CDS encoding GntR family transcriptional regulator; its protein translation is MITRDNLVSQAKKEIMNLIFRKGFSKGERFFSIEELSELLSVSKTTIREAIRSLEQLHFVEVKQGKGIYLAVDPKSLGKNIAQLRSATEMARESGIDLKTLSWEIQEVGADSFLAEKLGVRREAPLVLFTRVRGFDDEVVLYLEDILPKELVADFTPLDWQGSLFEALERRGIFVSHSIAKIIPYIPEGKIKAKLRLPETVPFLLLEHLHFDVHGRVVAFSKDYYNSKYFHFEVVRKRI